From Pseudomonas fluorescens, one genomic window encodes:
- a CDS encoding capsule biosynthesis protein, with the protein MAGIETALEQFVGHDAPDKLKAQAPLRALPPQPRNSFLFLQGVSSPFFARLAKALRAIDQRVHSISFNVGDLMYSSGPLSLYSSRPEELESFYTHYFQDLHITDVVLFGDCRPVHRPAIALAKRLGIRVHVFEEGYFRPYWITLERDGVNNNSLLPRDPDWYREVGKHIPRYDNGDPFKLSFASRAAHDVLYHSGGALNKLCFPHYRTHAPYNAAKEYAGFIRQGVRLLLSGRRDDALVTEVARERHPTFLLPLQLDSDAQIKDHSPFTNMAEVIEHVIASFAAHAPGSARLLVKNHPLTPGLVNYHRITAMLAKQYAVADRVDFLQSGHMPTLLSHIAGMITVNSTAGASAILHKRPTFVLANPIYAMPGLTQQGSLDDFWHAPEAPDMALFKHFRNTVIHTTQVNGGFYTGCGIDMAVNNCLNVLLAKKSRIEHFL; encoded by the coding sequence ATGGCAGGAATTGAAACAGCGCTTGAGCAGTTTGTTGGGCATGACGCGCCTGACAAACTGAAAGCGCAGGCGCCCTTGCGCGCCCTTCCGCCTCAGCCGCGTAACAGCTTCTTGTTTCTCCAAGGCGTCAGTTCGCCGTTTTTCGCTCGCCTGGCGAAAGCCTTGCGGGCAATCGACCAGCGCGTCCACAGCATCAGTTTTAACGTCGGCGACCTGATGTATAGCTCCGGACCACTGAGTCTCTACTCGTCTCGCCCGGAAGAACTCGAATCTTTCTACACCCACTACTTCCAAGACCTCCACATCACCGACGTCGTCCTCTTCGGCGACTGCCGCCCGGTACACCGTCCCGCCATCGCCCTGGCCAAGCGCCTGGGCATCCGCGTGCACGTGTTTGAAGAGGGCTATTTCCGCCCCTACTGGATCACCCTCGAGCGTGATGGCGTGAACAACAACTCGCTGTTGCCCCGCGATCCGGACTGGTACCGCGAAGTCGGTAAGCACATCCCGCGCTACGACAATGGCGACCCGTTCAAGCTGTCGTTCGCCTCTCGCGCCGCCCACGATGTGCTGTACCACAGCGGTGGTGCGCTGAATAAGCTGTGCTTCCCGCATTACCGGACCCACGCCCCCTACAACGCGGCCAAGGAGTACGCCGGGTTCATCCGCCAGGGCGTGCGCCTGCTGCTCAGCGGGCGGCGCGATGATGCGTTGGTGACCGAAGTCGCGCGTGAGCGGCACCCGACCTTCCTGCTGCCGCTGCAACTGGACAGTGATGCGCAGATCAAAGATCACTCGCCGTTCACCAACATGGCTGAAGTCATCGAGCATGTGATCGCTTCTTTTGCCGCTCACGCACCGGGCTCGGCGCGGCTGTTGGTGAAGAACCATCCGCTGACCCCGGGTCTGGTGAACTACCACCGCATCACTGCCATGCTGGCCAAGCAATATGCGGTCGCCGACCGCGTTGACTTCCTGCAGAGCGGGCACATGCCGACGCTGCTCTCGCACATCGCCGGAATGATCACGGTCAACAGCACCGCCGGTGCCTCGGCGATCCTGCATAAACGCCCGACTTTCGTGCTCGCCAACCCAATCTACGCCATGCCCGGGCTGACTCAGCAAGGTAGCCTCGACGACTTCTGGCACGCCCCCGAAGCGCCCGACATGGCGTTGTTCAAGCATTTCCGCAACACCGTCATCCACACCACCCAGGTCAATGGCGGCTTCTACACCGGCTGCGGGATCGACATGGCGGTCAACAACTGCCTGAACGTGTTGCTGGCAAAAAAATCGAGAATCGAACACTTCCTATGA
- a CDS encoding SDR family NAD(P)-dependent oxidoreductase — MTQHSSPRCILITGATGGIGGALAPAYAAPGVTLILQGRRLDRLEEMASECRALGARVLLEALDVRDLDALRAMVRRVSEAEQPDLVLVGAGLNTAVGSNGEAEDWDASCALLEVNVMAALATVDAALPVMRARGHGQIALFSSLAGWRGLPVTPTYSASKAAIRVYGEAIRDWLAPEGVKINVILPGYVESKMCFEMPGPKPFLWTAEKAARRIKRGLAANQARISFPFPLNLGTWLLGVIPQRLSSFILRGLNYSE; from the coding sequence ATGACGCAACACTCTTCGCCCCGCTGCATCCTCATCACTGGCGCCACCGGCGGCATCGGCGGCGCCCTGGCGCCCGCCTACGCGGCACCCGGCGTGACCCTGATTCTGCAAGGCCGGCGCCTGGACCGTCTGGAGGAAATGGCCAGCGAATGCCGCGCCCTCGGTGCGCGGGTGCTGCTCGAAGCGCTGGATGTGCGCGACCTCGACGCGCTGCGGGCCATGGTTCGCCGGGTCAGCGAGGCCGAACAGCCCGACCTGGTGCTGGTCGGTGCCGGGCTCAATACCGCAGTCGGCAGCAATGGCGAAGCGGAAGATTGGGACGCCAGCTGCGCCCTGCTCGAAGTCAATGTGATGGCGGCCCTCGCCACCGTCGACGCCGCGCTGCCCGTCATGCGTGCCCGGGGTCACGGGCAGATCGCCCTGTTCAGCTCCCTGGCCGGCTGGCGCGGCTTACCGGTGACGCCGACCTACAGCGCCAGCAAGGCGGCGATTCGGGTCTACGGCGAGGCGATCCGCGACTGGCTGGCGCCGGAGGGGGTGAAGATCAATGTGATCCTGCCCGGCTACGTCGAGTCGAAAATGTGTTTTGAAATGCCCGGGCCGAAGCCGTTCCTGTGGACCGCAGAAAAAGCCGCGCGCCGGATCAAGCGCGGGCTCGCCGCGAATCAGGCGCGCATCAGTTTTCCGTTTCCGCTGAATCTCGGCACTTGGTTATTGGGGGTGATTCCCCAGCGTCTTTCATCGTTTATCCTGCGTGGTCTGAATTACAGTGAGTGA
- a CDS encoding LTA synthase family protein — translation MLQVAVVGLLLTVLIERLLIPRPNLRRPLSCWWLHSGLWCVGLALLYAMTARPLFSAINLMLLWLLIVMVSNAKYHSLREPFVCADFEYFSDAVRFPRLYLPFFGFGKAALLAVGFLVYLWAGLSFEPAVSGARSSALLLGAVGLGLLWCGQRDRSVPSFDAEADVRRWGLAACLWRYFRAARVAVDPSTLGSPFSTNAARQSSAPLPDLVSVQSESFFDVRDLWPGVKADVLSEYDRLAGQALARGKLQVAAWGANTVRTEFAYLTGIPGDRLGVHRFNPYRVLARRGLPSIAAHLKAQGYRTVCVHPYDGSFYGRNKVLPALGFDEFIDVRAFNDSQKAGPFIGDCAVADKIRELLDDPNRTQPLFIHAVTMENHGPLHLEKVAASELPTWFDRPLLEGMDDLAPYLRHISNADRMLGKLRETLLDQPGETLLCFFGDHVPILPNVYQAVGAPAGDTDYLIWSNRRQTSTRPVPLRVDALSSRLVACAQPASAASATAPAL, via the coding sequence ATCCTTCAGGTCGCCGTCGTCGGCCTGCTCCTCACCGTACTGATCGAACGCCTGTTGATCCCGCGCCCGAACCTGCGCCGGCCGCTGAGTTGCTGGTGGCTGCACAGCGGCTTGTGGTGCGTCGGCTTGGCGCTGCTGTATGCAATGACCGCCCGCCCGCTGTTCAGCGCGATCAACCTGATGCTGTTGTGGCTGCTGATCGTGATGGTCAGCAACGCCAAGTACCATTCGCTGCGCGAACCCTTTGTCTGCGCCGACTTCGAATATTTCAGCGACGCGGTGCGCTTCCCGCGCCTGTACCTGCCGTTTTTCGGCTTCGGCAAAGCGGCGCTGCTGGCGGTCGGTTTTCTCGTGTACCTGTGGGCCGGGTTGAGCTTTGAGCCAGCGGTGAGCGGCGCACGCTCATCTGCGCTGCTGCTCGGCGCAGTGGGCCTGGGGCTGTTGTGGTGCGGTCAGCGTGACCGCAGCGTGCCGAGCTTCGATGCCGAAGCCGACGTGCGGCGCTGGGGCCTGGCCGCCTGCCTGTGGCGCTACTTCCGCGCCGCCCGGGTCGCGGTCGACCCGTCCACCCTCGGCTCGCCGTTCAGCACCAACGCTGCCCGCCAGTCCAGCGCGCCCTTGCCCGATCTGGTCTCGGTACAGAGTGAATCGTTTTTCGACGTGCGCGACCTGTGGCCCGGGGTCAAGGCCGACGTGCTCAGCGAATACGACCGTCTCGCCGGCCAGGCGCTGGCCCGTGGCAAGCTGCAAGTCGCCGCCTGGGGTGCGAACACAGTGCGTACCGAGTTCGCCTACCTGACCGGCATCCCCGGCGACCGACTCGGCGTGCATCGCTTCAACCCCTATCGCGTCCTGGCCCGCCGGGGCCTGCCAAGCATCGCCGCGCATCTCAAGGCGCAGGGTTACCGTACGGTCTGCGTGCACCCTTACGACGGCAGTTTTTACGGCCGCAACAAGGTGCTGCCCGCGCTGGGCTTCGATGAGTTCATCGACGTGCGCGCCTTCAACGATTCGCAGAAAGCCGGACCGTTCATTGGCGATTGCGCGGTGGCCGACAAGATCCGCGAACTGCTCGACGATCCGAACCGCACCCAGCCGCTGTTTATCCATGCAGTGACCATGGAAAATCACGGGCCATTGCACCTGGAAAAAGTCGCCGCCAGCGAACTGCCCACCTGGTTCGACCGCCCGCTGCTCGAGGGCATGGATGATTTGGCGCCGTACCTGCGACACATCAGCAATGCCGACCGGATGCTCGGAAAACTGCGCGAGACTCTGCTCGATCAGCCAGGCGAAACCCTGCTGTGCTTCTTTGGCGATCACGTACCGATTCTGCCGAACGTCTATCAAGCGGTTGGCGCACCGGCGGGCGATACCGATTACCTGATTTGGTCCAACCGTCGCCAGACCAGCACCCGTCCTGTTCCGTTACGTGTCGATGCGCTGTCCAGCCGCCTGGTCGCTTGCGCCCAACCGGCGAGCGCAGCCTCGGCCACCGCGCCCGCGCTGTGA
- a CDS encoding GNAT family N-acetyltransferase encodes MVKIVLGSELPAEEQSQPQLAHLVTGGRGSLAFLIGDNDCRERLLGRSIHWDRVLLAFEDGEASGYVAFKHHRRGPFALRLQPFVAEFGWLMGRLRFAGFCLSEWREWRYPFLLYGLRVSKAARNQGIGSALVQACCAQAVTAGFKEAYLEVPLDNARARALYLHNGFRLLRKRWVPWPPVRSMLRRLERNA; translated from the coding sequence GTGGTGAAGATCGTGCTCGGGTCCGAGCTCCCCGCCGAGGAACAATCACAGCCACAACTGGCGCACCTGGTGACGGGTGGACGCGGCTCGCTGGCGTTTCTGATCGGTGACAATGACTGCCGCGAGCGCCTGCTCGGTCGCAGCATTCATTGGGACCGTGTGCTACTGGCATTCGAGGACGGCGAGGCCAGCGGCTACGTCGCCTTCAAACATCACCGCCGCGGCCCTTTCGCCCTGCGCCTGCAGCCCTTCGTTGCGGAGTTCGGCTGGCTGATGGGGCGCCTGCGCTTTGCCGGTTTCTGCTTGAGCGAATGGCGCGAATGGCGTTACCCGTTCCTGTTGTACGGCCTGCGTGTGAGCAAGGCCGCGCGCAATCAGGGCATCGGCTCGGCGCTGGTACAGGCCTGCTGCGCTCAGGCCGTGACGGCGGGCTTCAAGGAGGCTTATCTGGAAGTGCCTTTGGACAACGCCCGGGCGCGCGCTTTGTACCTGCATAACGGCTTTCGCCTGTTGCGCAAGCGCTGGGTGCCCTGGCCGCCGGTGCGCAGCATGCTGCGGCGCCTGGAGCGTAACGCTTGA
- a CDS encoding capsular polysaccharide biosynthesis protein, with protein MNGLPLPALDLAPLVPGPGWIGITQQWVAWNVLHLPQFLGPEGPPYWLWQRGRRAPKHLKAIAGIGYKDSSAPARALCQRWGLPYIAIEDGFLRSSSLGIEGDTPMSLVVDPVGIHYLADRPSLLENILQQPDNLSAAELHCAEQLIALMRSSCIGKYNNSPDLDPDDPLGRERPLVLVVDQTAGDYSIPGGGLCEADYVRMLDAALAENPDAEVRVRIHPDCIGGQKPSCLLAAATERGVTLEARPVSWASLAQRARRVYIGTSQAGLEALIQGVPVTCFGLPFYAGWGLTDDRMPIPRRQATLTLQQLVAAAYVRYCRYIDPLTGQPTDALTVAHQLARKKARDAEFAGPITVLGVKRHKQHNIRRFFSSRWGQLTFAEDSPQLVADVARQAGKLLVWAAREPADLRTRATTANVPLWRVEDGFLRSVGLGAMNAPALSLVLDRCGMHFDARTESDLQTLLQHAEFDRDTLAEAARLRESIVALGASKFNLKNDLHQPVAARPGQRRILVPGQVEDDAALRCSVGAVYDNLALLEQVRASAPDAWIVYKPHPDVEAGKRHGALPAERLTGLVDQVLPGADIVRLYGQVDEVHTFSSTAGFEALLRGLPVTTYGSPFYAGWGLTRDHQPLPRRTRRLTLDQLVAGALLRYARYADPLQTLPCDAWHALTCLSNPRPPRLAHHPRLLPLLNYTRTMLGFGRTQGPLKD; from the coding sequence TTGAACGGCCTGCCTCTGCCCGCACTCGATCTTGCGCCACTGGTGCCCGGGCCCGGCTGGATCGGTATCACCCAGCAATGGGTGGCATGGAATGTCCTGCACCTGCCGCAGTTCCTTGGCCCGGAAGGCCCGCCCTACTGGTTGTGGCAACGCGGGCGTCGAGCGCCGAAACACCTCAAGGCGATCGCCGGCATCGGCTACAAGGACAGCTCGGCCCCGGCCCGTGCCCTGTGCCAGCGCTGGGGCTTGCCGTACATCGCCATCGAGGATGGCTTCCTGCGCTCGTCGTCGCTGGGCATCGAGGGCGATACACCGATGTCGCTGGTGGTCGATCCCGTGGGCATCCACTACCTGGCCGACCGCCCTTCGCTGCTGGAAAATATCCTGCAGCAGCCGGATAACCTGAGCGCCGCCGAACTGCACTGCGCCGAGCAATTGATTGCCTTGATGCGCAGCAGTTGCATCGGCAAGTACAACAACAGCCCCGACCTCGACCCCGACGATCCACTGGGGCGCGAGCGGCCATTGGTGCTGGTGGTGGACCAGACCGCCGGCGATTACTCGATCCCGGGCGGTGGACTGTGTGAAGCCGACTACGTGCGCATGCTCGACGCGGCCCTGGCGGAAAACCCCGATGCCGAGGTGCGGGTGCGGATTCACCCGGACTGTATCGGTGGACAGAAACCCAGCTGCCTGCTGGCGGCCGCCACCGAGCGCGGTGTCACCCTGGAAGCGCGCCCGGTGTCCTGGGCGTCGTTGGCCCAGCGTGCGCGGCGGGTTTACATCGGCACCAGCCAGGCCGGTCTGGAGGCGTTAATTCAGGGCGTGCCGGTTACCTGCTTCGGTCTGCCGTTCTATGCCGGCTGGGGGCTGACCGACGATCGCATGCCGATCCCTCGGCGCCAGGCAACCCTGACGCTGCAGCAGTTGGTCGCAGCGGCGTACGTTCGCTATTGCCGCTACATTGATCCGCTGACCGGGCAACCCACCGACGCGCTGACCGTGGCCCATCAGCTGGCGCGCAAAAAAGCCCGGGATGCCGAGTTCGCCGGGCCGATTACCGTGCTGGGGGTCAAGCGTCACAAGCAGCACAACATTCGGCGGTTCTTTAGCAGCCGCTGGGGTCAGCTGACATTCGCCGAGGACAGCCCGCAACTGGTGGCGGACGTGGCGCGCCAGGCCGGCAAGCTGCTGGTCTGGGCCGCCCGCGAGCCGGCGGATCTGCGAACCCGTGCCACCACGGCCAATGTCCCGCTGTGGCGGGTGGAAGACGGCTTCCTGCGCTCCGTCGGTCTTGGCGCAATGAACGCACCCGCGTTGTCATTGGTGCTGGACCGCTGCGGCATGCATTTCGATGCCCGCACCGAGAGTGATCTGCAAACCCTGCTGCAGCACGCCGAGTTTGACCGCGACACGCTGGCTGAGGCCGCGCGTCTACGTGAGTCGATCGTGGCGTTGGGCGCGAGCAAGTTCAATCTCAAGAACGATCTGCACCAGCCGGTTGCTGCACGACCCGGTCAGCGGCGGATTCTCGTGCCCGGCCAGGTCGAGGACGATGCCGCGTTGCGCTGCAGTGTCGGCGCGGTCTACGACAACCTGGCGCTGCTTGAACAGGTCCGCGCCAGCGCGCCAGATGCCTGGATCGTCTACAAGCCGCATCCGGATGTCGAAGCTGGCAAGCGCCATGGCGCGCTGCCCGCCGAACGCTTGACGGGGCTGGTTGATCAGGTTTTGCCGGGGGCCGACATCGTCCGCCTCTACGGGCAAGTGGATGAAGTGCACACCTTCAGTTCCACCGCCGGCTTCGAGGCCTTGTTGCGTGGCCTGCCGGTGACGACTTATGGCTCACCCTTTTATGCCGGCTGGGGTTTGACCCGCGACCACCAGCCTTTACCGCGCCGCACCCGGCGCCTGACCCTGGATCAGTTGGTAGCCGGCGCTCTGTTGCGCTATGCGCGCTATGCCGACCCCCTGCAAACCTTGCCCTGCGATGCCTGGCATGCCCTGACATGCCTGTCGAACCCGAGGCCGCCGCGCCTGGCGCACCATCCGCGCCTGCTGCCGCTGCTTAATTACACTCGGACCATGCTCGGCTTTGGCCGCACGCAGGGACCACTGAAGGACTAG
- a CDS encoding phytanoyl-CoA dioxygenase family protein has protein sequence MPASIKDLGRYAALPWHCLQLLTHAKSFENNPVLGSARLNALGLHVQRRQLAMGMAAMRRRALAPRLNADELASFEEQGFFVRENALPAEQFAALRAELGELRSTGWEMRQGKAVTRRVSLDQDVLARNPASAAFVADRGVRDLIAYASSNTGGITYQLQSIVIDGVNAEQDPQTRLHADTFHPTAKAWLFLDDVADDQGPFSYVPGSHRLTPERLAWEYRQSLGAARSDEQMHREGSFRIHEHELAALGLPAPRRFAVPANTLVIADTSGFHARCPSLRPSHRVEIYASLRRNPFIPWRGAHLFALPMIANHHMRWDIRLKRLMGFDKRSHWRFIEQLSAYEKPHL, from the coding sequence ATGCCCGCATCAATCAAGGATCTTGGCCGTTATGCGGCTTTGCCCTGGCACTGCCTGCAACTGCTGACCCATGCCAAATCGTTCGAAAACAACCCGGTCCTCGGCAGCGCCCGCCTCAATGCCCTGGGCCTGCACGTGCAGCGCCGGCAGTTGGCGATGGGTATGGCAGCCATGCGCCGCCGCGCCCTGGCGCCACGGCTGAATGCCGACGAATTGGCCAGTTTCGAGGAGCAGGGTTTTTTCGTTCGCGAGAACGCCCTGCCCGCCGAGCAGTTTGCTGCCCTGCGTGCCGAACTCGGTGAACTGCGCAGTACTGGCTGGGAAATGCGCCAGGGCAAGGCGGTGACCCGCCGGGTCAGCCTTGACCAGGATGTGCTGGCGCGCAATCCGGCCAGCGCCGCCTTCGTCGCCGACCGTGGAGTACGCGATCTGATCGCCTATGCCTCGTCGAACACCGGCGGCATCACCTATCAGTTGCAGTCGATCGTGATCGATGGGGTCAACGCCGAGCAGGACCCGCAAACGCGCCTGCATGCCGACACCTTTCACCCCACCGCCAAGGCGTGGCTGTTCCTCGATGATGTGGCCGATGACCAGGGTCCCTTCAGCTATGTGCCGGGCTCCCATCGCCTGACACCGGAGCGCCTGGCCTGGGAGTATCGCCAGAGCCTGGGTGCGGCCCGTTCCGATGAGCAGATGCACCGTGAGGGTTCGTTCCGTATTCATGAACATGAACTGGCCGCACTGGGCCTGCCGGCACCACGACGCTTTGCGGTCCCGGCCAACACCCTGGTGATCGCCGACACCTCAGGCTTCCACGCCCGCTGCCCCAGCCTGCGCCCCAGCCACCGGGTGGAAATCTACGCCAGCCTGCGCCGCAACCCATTCATTCCCTGGCGCGGCGCCCACCTGTTCGCCCTGCCAATGATCGCCAACCACCACATGCGCTGGGACATCCGCCTGAAACGCCTGATGGGCTTCGACAAACGCAGCCACTGGCGCTTCATCGAACAGCTGAGCGCCTACGAAAAGCCCCACCTGTAG